From the Psilocybe cubensis strain MGC-MH-2018 chromosome 6, whole genome shotgun sequence genome, the window TATTAAAATCAACGTTATATCTCCAGCTACAGATGTGCACATTAAGAAGGTATAAGCTAGGCACTCATCTTTTATTGCGGTTTTTGAGCCAGCTCAATTTTTTTAATAGTACaccaaacaacaacaagtcATGGTTCATGAAACCCCCGAGATATATGAAAAGTTTGTCAAGCCATACATTGCGTCCTTTCCAGCCTCACGTACACAATGGTAAGCCAAATGTATCCCAGTAATTGAATATACGTATTACCAATGACTCATAACAGGGTGGAGAACATATTGACGGGCATCTCTGAACAGGATAAAATATTATACTCTTCCTCTGATTTTGTGATTCTTCCTGACATGAAGTGGGACCTGAAGACACTAACATCCCTGTATCTCATGGCAATTGTCAAGGACAAGACTATCCGCAGCCTTCGTGATCTTCGCCGAAGCCATCTAGGTTTACTGAAATCCATACGAGAAGAGGCGTATAAAATCGTTCAAGGAAAATGGGGTCTTGGCCGTGGCTCGCTCCGAATTCACGTTCACTATCAGCCTAGTTATTGTACGTATCGTCTTTGGGGATGAAATACGGACCCTGATTTACGAACTACAGATCATTTCCACGTTCATATCGTGAACGTTAATCATGTAGGGAGCATGCTAGGGTTGACCGTTGGTCAGGCACACCTTCTGGATGATTTAATATCTATGGTGAGAATCATATCAATGATGCTCATTCTTACAAGAAATATTTAATCTACTTTGCTTGTCTGCAGCTCGAGTTAGATCCTATTGATGGCCCAGGCATTTTTGAGAGGATAACTCTGACATATGGGCTCGGCGATCAGCACGGGTTGTTCCAAATCATGCAGAAGAACGCCCTCGCATAGATGTTTATTTACTATACCATAATGTCTTGCTTTGCCTTTAAGGAAACATCGACATTTTGATCTTTTTAATACTGGATTGTATTTGTGACAGTGCGGCATAATTTGATGTTCAAGTGATAATATATTTGCTACGATGCAcatagaaagagaaagataaaaaaaaagtaaacaTGGATTTTGATTTGAGGTCAAAATTACTGAGTGCTTGAAGACTGGTATTTTGTGAAAAATAATCTGAAGTCTCGTCGCCGTTCGCGACAAAAAGAAGCATCACGTGAAAATCGGGATTTTTGACATTCGACCCACCACCGGCGACCACCATCATGTCGAATAACGCGTCGACGTCCCAGCCCCCCACCTTACCCTCGAAGGTTCCTGCACCAACAGGGAATTTGGTTCACGACTCAATTGAGGTCTGATGCTATGTAATGCTGCTTTCGCATCGAGTTTAGGCTGATACATTTGTTATAACAGAGTGCCAAACATGTCTCTGACCTGCCATGCGCTCGGAATGCACTGTTGGCAGGTATTGCTAGTGGAGCAGGCATGGGAGTAATACGAGGAATATCTGCAGGTATAGCTTTGGTGTCACAAGCAAGACGCGCTGTTTATGTTTTTTCTATAGGACCTATGATGGCCGGACATTGGGCAATAGGCACATTCGTCCTCATATCACTCGGCTCATGGCATGTTCTTCCAAAATCATTTTGGAGTATCAACTAACAGCACCCTAGGCACATTTGTCAAAATCAGTACGCAGAAGAACGGAGGAAGATTGCGCAAGTCATCGAAAGTATGCCGAAACGGACATTGAAGGAGAGCAACGAGTCTTCGACTGCGCCAAGCACGTCCAAATCATAATTCCTCTATATGATAGTCATGCACACCTGTAAATTATTTCCCTTGCTTATATTCGTATCTACTCTCATGCCTGTGACAGGGCCTAGCTCCAATCCGATGCCCACACATTTTTATCCCACTTCTCCACCAAGTCGGCATCGTCCTACATCATTGAGGAATCAGCCATGGTTTGCGGTAGCATGAGTCGAAGAAGCAAGTCCACCTTATATTTCACTTGGAACTGTGAGAAACCGTCGCGGAGGATGGCTACTTCATGAGGAATATCATTCGAGAGAATGTTCTTTCTGGTCTCGGAATAGATCTGCAAGGGAACAGGGTTCAACGTCTGGGTTCCTTATTTTGAGCACGGAAGAGTACCCTAGCAGCTTTTGGACCTCTTGATTTGGGTTTAGCATGAAATGTGTAGCTCGACTCACAAATCACGCTCACCGAACTTGTGATAGAGTACAGTGAAAGATGACTAACGGAACCTCCTTGGTCACTTTGACCAGTTGATCCACATTGCCCAGAAACTCTGCTGAAGGGTAGTTTACGCTCCCTTTAATATTCCCGCCGGCGTAGTCATCGTCCCTAACGTCAACGACGACAAAATCCTTCTGAGGAACTTTGCCACTTTTCATGATATCGGCCAACTCCTGCAGGTAATAGTGAACTTTGTTAGCAATCCTAATTTTGAGTAAGATAGTGTCTTGAAGAGAGGGCATACATCCCCGTTCATGTAACGCAACGTTTGGGCCATTATAGATCTTAGTCGTTGAGGATGCGTTATCGGCGAAGCTGGTCGATGCAAACCTTGTCCGAGGCGATAATTGAACAAACAAGTCCTAGGTAACAGAATCATGGCTTATgtcatcaatttttttacGGTCTTTCGTATTGCAAATTGACTTGGAAAATGGCTGACACTCGTGTACAAGTTTTCAGCGACTTGAGACCTGTAGACACCAGGTTGGAAGTTCTGGTAAAACCAATGAGCCTGAATTATGCACCGTATAGGGAGGTGTTCCGCAGTGATCAATAACTTATAATCTTAAATAACTAATGTACATATGGGTGAGATAGAAGGCGATGATCAGTGTTCTTTTGCTTCAGTTCATACACCGCCAGCTAAGCGGCGACGCATTGACTTTGAACTAAATATGTGATCAGATTTTACTAGATTAATGAAAGGTAAAACGAAAAGGACTCACGGCCTATTTATGATACTGTCTTTGCCAGTGTACAGCATGGAATCGTATACAAGAGCCCCAACTAATGCACCCAGGATCGGTCCCATGATAGGACACCATATCCAATATTGATTACGGAAAGTAAAGACTTCTTTCCCATAGCCAGCCATTGCAGTAAACAAACGAGGACCAAGGTCACGAGCGGGGTTGATAGCGTAACCTGTCTGCATTCCAAGAGCCGTACCGATACCCGTAATCAGGATGAACAAGACAAGAGGACCAAGGCCTGCCGGCGGTGGGCTGTTTTCGGCGTCGTTCATTGCAAGGACAACAATGGCGAGGACGGCGGTGCCAAGGAATTCATCAAAGAATGCAGAAACATTAGTCATATAGTCAAGCTGCAGTCAAATGTGGCCATTAGCTCATAATGCAGTTCATAAATAGGAATGGGCTTACTGCATAAGTTGAGAACAGGCCGGCCGTTGCAAGAGTGCGAACGCCTGGGCCCTCAAAGAGATCGATGGCATGGAAATAATTTGCATAAACAATGGCAGCACCGCAAAGACCTCCCATAACCTGCGCAAAAATGTAGATCTAAGTGAATGTCTCAGTATCCTGTTCTAGTCAGCTGTACACAAAGCGACGTACTGGGACTTTCTTCCATGGGAATCCTCTGAAGACAGCGAACAAGATGGTTATCTAAAATAGACGAGGTTTACTCATGATGTCAAAAATCTCGAATCAATGCATGACCTACAGCAGGATTAATATGGCCACCGGAGATTCCACCAGACACCCAGACTCCCATTGCTGTCCCAACTCCCCATCCGATGTTGATGGATAGATAGTCCTGCGGGATATTGTATTAAAGACATTTTCAAAGTTACAGATTGGATAGTACCCACTCCTTTTGGCGCAGAAGTGACTGCTGTACTACCCCCAAGGATAACCTGACAATCAACCCCATTTCCAAAGATAATCAAAATCATGACACCGAGAAACTCTGCAAAAGGCTCTCTTATGTACTCGCTGATAGATACAgatcattgagcatggacGTCGACACGGACAACAAAGAGCAACGCACCGATACCGCGCCCATTTGTTAGGGTAATCTAAATTATCTTCGGCATCCGTAGTTTCCAAATTACTAGCGTATTCCTTGTGCGTTGCAGTAAAATCCTTTGAATTTTGCGACGCTGGTTGGACCGTAGAGTTTCGACGACTCTCTAAAGAAGGGCGACGGGACATCTCCGACACAGATGAAAGCGAGCGAGAGGGATTCGCGGGCAAGAGCTGGAGATTGAAAAGTGTGGGGTCAGATTAGCCTTTTAACTCGGCCAGGCTCCTGCAAACACAGGGAAAATCCGGCACGAAAGGAGGCCAAATTAATCTTGGGGAGAGCAAACCGGGACGCGGAGAGGGGGAATAAACGAGGATAAACGTATGGAGCATAAAAATGATTGATTTGATCATAGCAGAGTCGTAATGGGCTCGCTCAGGGCCTAATCCCAAGAAGCGCAAGAAGCGTTTTTGAGAACGATCGAAGCTTAGTTTGGTAGATCCATAGCATGGACTACATATGAATAGAAAGTGAGTGCCTCACAGAAAATGTGGATAAGAATAGCAAATACTTGAATCACAACGAACCTCCACAGAGAAAATATAGTCCAGCCAGGCAATACCACACGTCATACCACAGAAGAACTATTGTTTGCCTGCCACAGAGCCGCCTTTCAGTGGTACGCATGATCCGACACCACCATGGCCAGCCCGTTGACCGCATTTGGTATCCGATAAATATCGGCGCATCGAAGCCTAAAATTATATGCCGGGTCAGGTGAGTGATGGCGTCCGTATGCAATGGTTCTGAGGCCGCACAATAATACAACTTTGGCGAgtatatttttgttttgggtTCGAAAAATGCATGAACACTGACTGACAATGAGACGTACTGAGGGAGAAAACCTTTGTAAGCGCAACTCCGTCAAAAATGACCTTGACAGGCCTCAGAATACATCAAGGAAATAGCCGTCTATGCGAGATGCTGTCTGACAACGGAACGAGCCACTCACAGCGAAAGGTGTATCGCAGATTGGTACAACTATGAGGGTCATTTTGTTTCATATCGATATTCGAGCCATGACTTTGAGGCAACAGAGTGAGGATCGATGATAGAATCGATGGCGCTGCTGCCTTCGGAAGACCACATGAACTCGGATACGAAAAATATAACTCAAGGACAAACTGAAAGTGGCATCTCACATATGCATTCGGGCCGCACCTCAAACAAAATAAAGCATTGACGTTCAATCAGTCGGTCAAAGACGCGTTAATTGGGAAGGAATCATGTCAGCAGGCAACATTTGGACGACCTGTGGACACGGAGACACAAGAAGTCCATAGGCGCTCTTGCAGCAAAATTTCAAATTACTCACCTTTCGGGTCACCTCTTCTCCACCCACATCCCATCCCGTTCTCGCCACGATCACAATGTTATCCTCGACTAATTGGTTTACCACCATATCTATCCCGAACCGGTCCCCTATGTATTTTCTCCAACGTAAGATGTTTTTCAATAGCTTCACACAACGATTCAAAAATCGTCTCCTTGAGGCTATTGACTCTGGGTTAAATCCTGGCACCGATTTGTGCAACCGAGAATATTTGTCAACGGACTCCCTTATTTCCGTGACCGCATTTTGGAACGAGTTAAATACGGATCTCAGGATGAGCTGCAATGAAGTGAAGCGTCGCACATAAGCGAAAAATTTAACGTGTATGGTACCAGCATGGTACTCACTTGAAATTTAACCCCTTGAGTACCAATGCTCgcttcaatttcttctgCAAGATCAATTATCCTCCTCGTGTGCTTAGATGAATAAACATCTAGTCCCCCATTGTCAACAACTTTGCAGATGAGGGGAATAATAGCCGACGAGATCATTGATGACACAAGGTCACCATCTGGCCCGAGCGCTCGCTCTTCAATGACACCTTCCCCAGGTCGGCAGTACTCGTATAAACCCTTATACCATTTGAAATCATGCAAACTGCGCGCTTCCTGGTTAATGAGAAAATAGAAGTGATTAATCATCAAAGGGACAATACTGAAAGGAGCGACGGACCTCCACAGGATTCCAGCCAAGACACTCAAGTCGAACCCAAAACTCCCAAACGCTGACCACACCCAGCCCACCCCAAGCGACGACATAGCTTTCAGCATACTTTTCCCTCCATGCGCTCCAGCGTCCTTTACCCGGATCTTTGAATTCCGCCGCCTTGACATCGGCCAGAATCTCTTTCGACCTGGTCGAGAGCGACTGCAGGGCTTCACCATACGCGGATGTATCTTGAGGTGACAGTGATGAATCGGTGGAAAAccc encodes:
- a CDS encoding Aquaglycerol porin AQY3, which translates into the protein MSRRPSLESRRNSTVQPASQNSKDFTATHKEYASNLETTDAEDNLDYPNKWARYREYIREPFAEFLGVMILIIFGNGVDCQVILGGSTAVTSAPKGDYLSINIGWGVGTAMGVWVSGGISGGHINPAITILFAVFRGFPWKKVPIYIFAQVMGGLCGAAIVYANYFHAIDLFEGPGVRTLATAGLFSTYALDYMTNVSAFFDEFLGTAVLAIVVLAMNDAENSPPPAGLGPLVLFILITGIGTALGMQTGYAINPARDLGPRLFTAMAGYGKEVFTFRNQYWIWCPIMGPILGALVGALVYDSMLYTGKDSIINRPKI
- a CDS encoding Dual specificity phosphatase ibp1, with amino-acid sequence MAQTLRYMNGDELADIMKSGKVPQKDFVVVDVRDDDYAGGNIKGSVNYPSAEFLGNVDQLVKVTKEVPLVIFHCTLSQVRGPKAARIYSETRKNILSNDIPHEVAILRDGFSQFQVKYKDDADLVEKWDKNVWASDWS
- a CDS encoding m7GpppX diphosphatase — its product is MADPSCPQSLSALNKFAFEKVINEDPSTHSLILLGTLPAGPQEAEARVRAIARIEKTALSIEDAPRLLGEKGMVNRAELGGSTDIYTWLYAWLGENRERDIKINVISPATDVHIKKYTKQQQVMVHETPEIYEKFVKPYIASFPASRTQWVENILTGISEQDKILYSSSDFVILPDMKWDLKTLTSLYLMAIVKDKTIRSLRDLRRSHLGLLKSIREEAYKIVQGKWGLGRGSLRIHVHYQPSYYHFHVHIVNVNHVGSMLGLTVGQAHLLDDLISMLELDPIDGPGIFERITLTYGLGDQHGLFQIMQKNALA